In one window of Microplitis demolitor isolate Queensland-Clemson2020A chromosome 4, iyMicDemo2.1a, whole genome shotgun sequence DNA:
- the LOC103579229 gene encoding maspardin — protein MSIIGHNELSHSKEYESFRSSIPLRKIVVDNDGIKGWRIYDSGPKTIKCPLICLPPVSGTADIFFKQILSLTAKGYRVISAESPVYWSINDWCDGFKRLLDYLQLDRVHIFGASLGGFLGQKFAEINSNCPRVASLILCNSFSDTSIFNYNDSATFFWILPSLILKKMIMGNYATENTFIDNEMIEAVDFMVEKLESLTQSELASRLTINCINSYVQPHKMDNLPITIIDVFDEYALSPSVREEMYKCYPNAKLAHLKSGGNFPYLSRSAEVNLHIQIHLRPFEETEFSSRHSK, from the exons atgtCGATAATCGGACATAATGAATTATCACATTCCAAAGAATATGAAAGTTTCCGCAGTTCTATCCCATTGAGAAAAATTGTTGTTGATAATGATGGAATTAAg GGTTGGAGAATATATGACTCAGGAccaaaaactattaaatgtCCGTTAATATGTTTACCTCCTGTCAGTGGAAcagcagatatttttttcaaacaaatattAAGTTTAACAGCTAAAGGATACCGTGTCATATCG gcTGAATCTCCTGTCTATTGGAGCATCAATGACTGGTGTGATGGTTTTAAAAGGCTTTTAGATTATTTACAATTAGATCGGGTTCATATTTTTGGTGCATCTTTag GTGGATTTTTAGGACAAAAATTTGCTGAAATTAACTCAAATTGCCCAAGAGTTgcttcattaattttatgtaattcatTTTCTGAtacatcaatatttaattataatgattcaGCTACTTT tttttggaTCTTaccatcattaattttaaaaaaaatgattatggGAAATTATGCTacagaaaatacatttatcgATAATGAAATGATTGAAGCAGTCGACTTTATGGTAGAAAAa TTGGAAAGTTTAACTCAATCAGAGTTAGCATCAcgattaacaataaattgtataaattctTATGTTCAACCTCACAAAATGGATAATTTACCTATTACCATAATTGATGTATTTGACGAATATGCATTGTCACCTTCAGTTAGAGAAGAAATGTATAAATGTTATCCAAATGCAAAGTTAGCTCATTTAAAGAGTGGCGGCAATTTTCCATATTTGAGTCGCTCAGCTGAAGTTAATTTACACATACAG ATTCATTTAAGACCATTTGAAGAGACAGAATTTTCATCAAgacattcaaaataa
- the LOC103579230 gene encoding putative uncharacterized protein DDB_G0282133: MPKKIRKHNARTSIISTNKSPVNDKNFITHVNHLKNIKISVDNAKRWDKLKKQMGFITDDDLVIHLLDLADSDSQNNVCKTIAQSQSNENDTNKLGNDKYDDDDNNNESNENDEIFKTSVNKSGENNKLIMAHYYKNKSKRKNKIKHEDKRNIRKKLKKNKDKNNSINLNDNDTSMVTNNIVKLHNEFDICSNGDESVIRKTDKRDQTVFVNDLDTKENIIKNDKNSFKNDNNDDIKKVTNLLPSASLALKKLNKDNNDYNHCNFNYEQDIHNNNNNNNNNNNNNNNNKNESSKENIDSKIIRKKRKYLNNNDLRETKVIIISDNDKKQHQQHQLLQNNEKQDRKQKPKYNNDIKKNHDVRKVPQNGMISNNLDKSELIFESFKDKTLLSSVNADNHSSNELITTATICNEPRLGIKICSSCNSKHVQSECPLLLSPVKKISDIITYQQWLKKHSSNGEVMEAVTMSSEDPISEGYGLQSSNSTSIINVDNPDHNNDDDDDDDYYDDEDDDFGLNDDSDNESIKASSVESKSNIILNNEGKKKKLLITNEEIDKRPLYSRESLPECLEFKITKKSDHGIGIFAKNLIPIYVEFGPLVGINIKEMDIPDDFPMRHIWEIILVNSNNNNNNNNNNNNNNNNNNNNNNNNKICYISTTNPLKSNWIRYMRPADNKDERNIAVVNKNNKLYFISMINIKPGIELTYWIESQSTAWMRKNKNDKTNCGGCNLNFTHSIYYRLHCCIFHDTNYSLTIRKYHCKVCGAAVLGKDNIMKHASELHSGRGAYQCQYCKKFFLRLNYLEMHRTYGCAKNPQRSRPLCDFCGRKFCQPQKLKVHIKRMHSDISEVLNEFQCKSCLKLLGSRAALQRHMKEVHHKDVVGAATCDRCGKIFQNKSNLKIHMLTHSGVKPFKCKEDDCKAAFTTKQCLQFHYKKVHGLTEEMMPKIERSVAYTFNAYSGGLVEDNNNSSNSNSNNTIITNTNETLKLNQNNYQDKTEDSLKNDITLNESQYQYQEQQQPHKNLAISHEELTKSDLCLIKSCIELQQQIKTLQEPSPLSHTKLINNRSAILTINTPILSTNRHQDHMNFSSSSSSSSSSSSSNSNSNSNSNISTSRLQSKGSKKWMGEFNLPLTKITKHITQSTVKSTENFLHNEFSSDDDNDYQDSDDDNDINKSKKQSKLSQQTTVDDSKLIISSIYERTESTNASLLVEAALDAAERDIGTVAVVITPTPTPPTTTITTVVPSSVVDYSNRDQNFYSTISNRLQSPVLPFSPLPPSSSSLISRSPTITVDENNLKSYIQQQQDIVMSPLSTTLNNNHHQNSLSPNNVSSDFNLHHRLMDCTNTGDSVKNHNVDQYLHPHHHHQHHRHHHNLNHNHHDNNESLCNSSTNSYNQLLSTQPLSTLSSTASNSRYLQNHHHNYRHHDCDHRHQVSTENLSSDENDTVAQNLTISVKEKTLQLDLSTSYKYDSLDLDFNRDINTNTNNNNNNNNNNNNNNNNNNNNNNNNNFESFILNNNNSELQGLDMSARGLNSFGLQVQSTRYNYQHNSLNIDQSQSVDLRKTLSNSITTITNNYSTLSSSSPLPSSSPSPLSPSPPSSLPCSHNDILRVISLDLMSSDRYSVDLSSSRSHHLHATATTSEARPQPQSLSSSLSLPGESNSMHITPSDIVDDRMVVSSSFPLTTYNVPSSTYPINSAPYQLTKSGYHHYSVYAWCSLV; this comes from the exons ATgccgaaaaaaattagaaaacaTAATGCAAGAACCTCTATTATTAGCACTAACAAATCTCcagtaaatgataaaaattttatcactcaTGTTAATcatcttaaaaatattaaaattagtgTCGATAATGCTAAACGGTGGGATAAACTCAAAAAACAAATGGGATTTATTACAGATGATGATCTCGTTATTCATTTACTTGACCTTGCTGATTCTGACag ccaAAATAATGTATGCAAAACCATTGCGCAATCTCAATCGAATGAAAATGATACCAATAAATTAGGAAACGATaaatatgatgatgatgataataataatgagagtaatgaaaatgatgaaatttttaagacatctgtaaataaatcaggtgaaaataataaattaataatggcacattattataaaaataaaagtaagcgtaaaaataaaataaaacatgaagATAAAcgtaatataagaaaaaaattaaaaaaaaataaagataaaaataatagtattaatttaaatgataatgatacaTCAATGGTAACAAATAATATCGTAAAATTACataatgaatttgatatttgtAGTAATGGAGATGAATCTGTCATACGTAAGACTGATAAACGAGATCAAACAGTATTTGTTAATGATTTAGATACTAaggaaaatattatcaaaaatgataaaaatagttttaaaaatgataataatgatgacattaaaaaagtaacaaatttaCTACCATCAGCATCATTAGCACTAAAAAAGCTCAATAAAGATAACAATGATTATAAccattgtaattttaattatgaacaagatattcataataataataataataataataataataataataataataataacaataaaaatgaaagtagTAAGGAAAATAttgatagtaaaataattcgtaaaaaacgaaaatatttaaataataatgatttaagAGAAactaaagtaataataatatcagataatgataaaaaacaacatcaacaacaccaattattacaaaacaaTGAAAAACAGGATCGTAAACAAAAAcctaaatataataatgacataaaaaaaaatcatgatgtAAGAAAAGTTCCACAAAATGGTAtgatatcaaataatttagataaaagtgaattaatatttgaatcattcaAAGATAAAACTTTACTATCATCAGTTAATGCTGATAATCATTCAAGCAATGAATTAATTACAACAGCAACTATTTGTAATGAACCCAGATtaggaataaaaatatgttctAGTTGTAATAGTAAACATGTTCAAAGTGAATGTCCATTGTTATTATCaccagttaaaaaaatttcagatatcATTACGTATCAGCAATGGTTGAAAAAACATTCGAGCAATGGGGAAGTTATGGAAGCAGTAACGATGTCTTCAGAAGATCCAATATCTGAAGGGTATGGATTACAAAGCAGTAATTCTACCAGCATTATTAATGTTGATAATCCTGatcataataatgatgatgatgatgatgatgattattatgatgatgaagatgatgattTCGGTTTAAATGATGATTCTGATAATGAGTCAATAAAGGCATCATCAGTAGAATCAAAAtctaacataattttaaataatgaaggaaaaaaaaaaaaattattgattactaATGAAGAGATTGATAAGAGACCATTGTATTCACGTGAGTCATTACCAGAAtgtttagaatttaaaattactaaaaaatcaGACCATGGTATTGGAATTTtcgctaaaaatttaattccaatTTATGTTGAATTTGGCCCGTTAGTTGGTATTAATATAAAGGAAATGGACATCCCAGATGATTTTCCAATGCGTCATATTTGGGAAATAATATtagttaatagtaataataataataataataataataataataataataataataataataataataataataataataataataaaatatgttatatTAGTACGACAAATccattaaaaagtaattggaTAAGATATATGCGACCAGCTGATAATAAAGATGAACGTAATATTGctgttgttaataaaaataataaactttatttcattagtatgataaatattaaaccagGTATTGAATTAACTTACTGGATTGAATCACAATCTACCGCTTggatgagaaaaaataaaaatgataaaacaaattgtgggggttgtaatttaaattttacacatTCTATTTATTATCGTCTTCATTGTTGTATATTTCATGATACTAATTACAGTTTAACTATAAGAAAGTATCATTGTAAAGTTTGCGGTGCTGCTGTATTAGGTAAAGATAATATTATGAAACATGCATCGGAATTACATTCTGGACGTGGTGCTTATCAATGTcagtattgtaaaaaattttttttacgattaaattatttagaaatgcATAGAACTTATGGATGTGCAAAAAATCCACAACGATCACGACCATTGTGTGATTTTTGTGGACGTAAATTTTGTCAaccacaaaaattaaaagttcatattAAACGAATGCATAGtg ATATATCAGAAGTATTGAATGAATTTCAATGCAAATCATGTTTAAAACTATTGGGATCTCGTGCTGCTTTACAACGACATATGAAGGAGGTTCATCATAAAGATGTGGTTGGCGCAGCAACTTGTGATCGATgtggtaaaatttttcaaaacaaaagtaatttaaaaattcacatgtTAACGCACAGTGGAGTTAAACCATTTAA atgTAAAGAAGATGATTGCAAAGCAGCATTCACCACAAAACAATGTCttcaatttcattataaaaaagttcacGGCTTAACTGAAGAAATGATGCCAAAAATAGAACGATCTGTAGCATATACATTTAATGCTTACAGTGGTGGACTTGTTGAAGACAACAATAACAGtagcaacagcaacagcaacaataCTATTATAACTAATACCAATGAAACActcaaattaaatcaaaataattatcaa gaTAAAACTGAAGATAGTTTGAAGAATGATATAACTCTAAATGAATCTCAGTATCAATATCAAGAGCAGCAGCAACCTCACAAAAATTTAGCAATTTCTCACGAAGAACTAACTAAATCTGATTtgtgtttaataaaaagttgtatTGAACTACAACaacaaattaaaactttacaaGAACCATCACCGTTATCACatactaaattaataaataatcgctCGGCAAtattaactataaatactCCAATATTATCAACTAATCGTCATCAGGATCATATGAATtttagtagtagtagtagtagtagtagtagtagtagtagtagtaatagtaatagtaatagtaatagtaatatatcGACATCAAGATTACAAAGTAAAGGGAGTAAAAAATGGATGGGTGAATTTAATCTTCCATTAACTAAAATTACTAAGCACATTACTCAATCGACAGTAAAATCTACCGAAAATTTTCTCCATAATGAGTTTAGTAGCGATGACGATAATGATTATCAGGAtagtgatgatgataatgatattaataaaagcaaaaaacAATCTAAATTAAGTCAACAAACTACTGTAGACGATAGCAAGCTTATCATAAGTTCAATTTATGAACGAACTGAAAGTACAAATGCTAGTTTATTAGTTGAAGCGGCTCTTGATGCCGCTGAAAGAGATATTGGAACAGTAGCAGTAGTAATAACACCAACACCAACACCACCAACAACAACGATAACAACAGTTGTTCCTAGTTCTGTTGTTGATTATTCTAATCGTGATCAAAATTTCTACTCAACAATTTCAAATCGGCTACAATCTCCTGTTCTTCCTTTTTCACCACtaccaccatcatcatcatcacttATTTCTAGATCTCCTACTATTActgttgatgaaaataatttaaaatcttatataCAACAACAGCAAGATATAGTAATGTCTCCTTTATCTactactttaaataataatcatcatcaaaaTTCTTTATCTCCAAATAATGTTAGTTCTGATTTTAATTTGCACCATCGTTTAATGGATTGCACAAATACCGGTGATTCCGTGAAAAATCATAATGTTGATCAGTATCTTCATcctcaccatcatcatcaacatcatcgtcatcatcacaATCTAAACCATAATCATCACGATAATAATGAATCATTATGTAATTCTTCAACAAATAgctataatcaattattatctaCACAACCTTTATCTACCCTGTCATCCACAGCCTCGAATTCTCGTTATCTCCaaaatcatcatcataattatCGCCATCATGATTGTGATCATCGTCATCAAGTATCcacagaaaatttatcaagtgaTGAAAATGATACTGTAGCacaaaatttaactatttctgtaaaagaaaaaactttacAATTAGATTTGTCAACATCTTATAAATATGATTCACttgatttagattttaatcgtgatattaatacaaatactaataataataataataataataataacaacaacaataataataataataataataataataataataataataattttgaatcatttatattaaataataataacagtgaaTTACAAGGTCTTGATATGTCGGCTCGTGGACTTAATAGTTTCGGATTACAAGTACAAAGTACACGTTATAATTATCAGCATAATTCACTAAATATTGATCAAAGTCAGAGCGTAGATTTAAGAAAAACTTTATCTAATTCcattactactattactaataattattccactttatcgtcatcatcaccattaccatcatcatcaccGTCACCACTATCACCATCACCACCATCATCACTGCCGTGTTCACATAATGATATTCTACGAGTTATTAGTTTAGATTTAATGTCTAGTGATAGATATAGTGTTGATTTAAGTTCGTCACGGTCTCATCATTTACATGCAACTGCAACTACTTCTGAAGCAAGACCTCAACCAcaatcattatcatcatcgcTATCATTACCAGGAGAATCAAATTCTATGCATATTACACCTTCAGATATTGTAGATGATCGAATGGTAGTTTCTTCATCATTTCCATTAACCACTTATAATGTGCCATCATCTACTTATCCGATTAATTCTGCGCCATATCAATTAACAAAATCTGGATATCATCATTATTCAG TTTATGCTTGGTGTAGTTTGGTGTAA
- the LOC103579228 gene encoding major facilitator superfamily domain-containing protein 12, producing MFFVIKKLLKIIKIKSKLKFISKIIITIMPKFTNTLSSTENITSEETYPLLITEKVSICTKLSYSLGHIFNDLAAAMWFSYTLIYLQRIAKLEPLSAGGLLLLGQLIDALMTPIFGILVDKYHKKKTWHIIGSVLVTLSFPIIFASFFDSVKNNYVSMIVYIISIIVFQTGWAAVQISHLSMIPMLTNLPLIRAELTAIRYSAQVSAAVLVFLVTWIVLPTNENSLVKLSEQDEIKFRYIVLIVTTCGVTATILFHTSLKSHLLEHNNHCNTIESLITIPSLKTDCENSSNNSTNKKNYCYNNNNNMSRTITIDSSIGVRILLRVALLYVASRLFITLATIYLPLYIEETNVGGKQALATVPLVSYIASFISSFTLKYINQSCGTKICYLLGTLIGILGAIITEFVGNYEIVIYSIAILIGAASSITMVTALSITADFIGMKTENSALIYSIVTFLDKIITGLVVVFIEKWRCIDQELCPNYNRDTLAVVCCGSMGLGLIALISLLR from the exons ATGTTTttcgtaataaaaaagttactgaaaataataaaaataaaaagtaaattaaaatttatatcaaaaataataattacaataatgcCTAAATTTACTAATACATTATCATCAACCGAAAATATTACAAGTGAAGAAACTTATCCTCTATTAATTACCGAAAAAGTATCAATTTGTACGAAATTATCATATTCTTTGGgacatatatttaatgatcTTGCAGCAGCAATGTGGTTTTCATATACtttgatatatttacaaaGAATAGCTAAACTTGAACCATTGTCGGCTGGCGGTTTACTATTACtgg gTCAACTGATAGATGCTTTAATGACACCAATTTTTGGAATACTTGTGGAtaaatatcacaaaaaaaaaacctggcATATTATTGGATCAGTACTAGTAACGTTGtcatttccaataatttttgcaaGTTTTTTCGATagcgttaaaaataattacgtttCAATGATTGTTTATATTATAAGTATAATTGTATTTCAAACCGGATGGGCTGCAGTTCAAATTTCTCATTTGTCTATGATACCAATGTTGACTAATTTACCATTGATACGAGCAGAATTAACAGCTATCCG CTATTCAGCCCAAGTAAGTGCAGCTGTATTAGTTTTTCTAGTCACTTGGATAGTTCTCCcaacaaatgaaaattctcTAGTAAAATTAAGTGAGCAAgacgaaattaaatttcga TATATCGTTTTGATTGTAACAACATGTGGTGTAACtgcaacaattttatttcatacatcATTAAAGTCTCATTTACTAGAACACAATAACCATTGTAATACTATTGaatcattaattacaattcCGTCGTTAAAAACTGATTgtgaaaattcatcaaacaatagtaccaataaaaaaaattattgctataataataataataatatgtcaAGAACGATAACAATAGATAGTAGTATTGGTgttagaattttattaagagTTGCTTTACTGTATGTTGCTAGtcgattatttattactttagcGACAATTTATTTGCCACTTTATATTGAAGAAACTAATGTTGGTGGTAAACAAGCATTAGCAACTGTACCTTTAGTATCATACATTGCATCATTTATATCATCATTTACACTTAAGTATATTAATCAATCATGTGGTACCAag aTTTGTTATTTACTGGGCACCCTTATTGGAATATTAGGAGCAATTATTACagaatttgtaggaaattatgAAATAGTAATATATTCAATAGCTATTTTAATTGGAGCCGCAAGTTCAATAACTATGGTTACTGCCTTAAGTATTACGGCAGACTTTATTGGAATGAAAACGGAAAATAGTGCACTGATCTATTCTATTGTTAcctttttagataaaattattacaggATTAGTTGtggtttttattgaaaaatg GCGATGCATAGATCAAGAATTGTGCCCAAATTATAATCGAGATACACTTGCAGTTGTTTGTTGTGGATCAATGGGTCTAGGATTAATTGCACTTATATCATTACTCCGATAG